A genome region from Nocardiopsis exhalans includes the following:
- a CDS encoding glycosyltransferase gives MITTVLRQALRARGREPAVLCHTGADTRADLAGLPTAPGDVLLDLDAQPLGRPVLDGTAEDPVAGLVAVIAATTTDLHRVLTSAVHLPRAVHVVVALVATPGHQEPPLPVGPGMGQWRDLQESRLRRVDNRGWICELFFPNAIESASVLDAVFQGTRGRRRGPAVAPLVALNGHEAALWRPGDTGANGVADEGPVPLRRVTPVADLALRVHEGERLPAWTDEAVPALDRTTTGTDSWDELIGPTGYARAADRPVDPVQRVAPVDETTVNPTGFGKAENGPLGHLTLHGDRAVIREGKKDLVTVAPDGTITDVDLSRLRRLRGIRVDWSGHTGPHAAARAVAGLAAGGVPLVSDPVPAWAAGLGTDLTRLLTAATEADLSDRLAREEHSVRLRRAALYTHGLRSRWRALAAEAGVPVPPAPRVSVILCTRRPDMVGFALAQIARQRRVEPETVLTLHGFPASLPEVRSAIDAYRATGLPLIVHEAPADRVFGAVLNDSVARASGDLIAKWDDDDWYGPEHLADLVLARTYSGAELVGTGQDFVFLQEIDLMVWRSRESETSTRFIAGGTILTDRVVLEETGGFRPLPRAIDTQLLIAVTRGGGRVHRTHGLGYVLRRTGGGHTWSEDMAYFLHNYARQWSGWRPSSLLEGEPAPLGSGADTGQPVGAAPHTGGHP, from the coding sequence ATGATCACCACCGTCCTTCGGCAGGCCCTACGCGCCCGCGGCAGGGAACCGGCCGTGCTCTGCCACACCGGCGCCGACACCCGGGCGGACCTGGCCGGGCTGCCCACCGCCCCGGGCGACGTCCTGCTGGACCTGGACGCCCAGCCCCTGGGGCGGCCGGTTCTGGACGGGACCGCGGAGGACCCGGTCGCCGGGCTGGTGGCGGTGATCGCGGCCACCACCACCGACCTCCACCGGGTCCTCACCTCGGCGGTCCACCTGCCCCGGGCCGTGCACGTCGTGGTCGCCCTGGTCGCCACCCCCGGTCACCAGGAGCCCCCGCTTCCGGTGGGCCCCGGCATGGGCCAGTGGCGCGACCTCCAGGAATCGCGCCTGCGCCGGGTGGACAACCGAGGCTGGATCTGTGAGCTCTTCTTCCCCAACGCCATCGAGTCCGCCTCGGTGCTGGACGCGGTCTTCCAGGGCACCCGCGGCCGCCGCCGCGGACCGGCCGTGGCACCCCTGGTCGCCCTCAACGGACACGAGGCGGCCCTGTGGCGCCCCGGTGACACCGGAGCCAACGGGGTGGCTGACGAGGGGCCGGTCCCGCTGCGCCGGGTCACCCCGGTGGCCGACCTCGCCCTGCGGGTACACGAGGGCGAACGGCTGCCCGCCTGGACCGACGAGGCCGTACCCGCTCTGGACCGGACCACCACCGGCACCGACTCCTGGGACGAGCTCATCGGCCCGACCGGCTACGCCCGCGCCGCCGACCGGCCGGTCGACCCGGTGCAACGGGTCGCGCCCGTCGACGAGACCACCGTCAACCCCACCGGCTTCGGCAAGGCGGAGAACGGCCCGCTCGGCCACCTCACCCTGCACGGCGACCGCGCGGTGATCAGGGAGGGGAAGAAGGACCTGGTGACCGTCGCCCCGGACGGCACGATCACGGACGTGGACCTGTCCCGCCTGCGCCGACTGCGCGGGATCCGGGTGGACTGGTCCGGACACACCGGCCCGCACGCCGCCGCGCGTGCCGTGGCCGGTCTGGCCGCCGGGGGCGTCCCCCTGGTCAGCGACCCCGTCCCCGCCTGGGCCGCCGGACTGGGCACCGACCTCACACGGTTGCTCACCGCCGCCACCGAGGCCGACCTGTCCGACCGCCTGGCCCGTGAGGAGCACAGCGTCCGGCTGCGCCGTGCCGCCCTGTACACGCACGGCCTGCGCTCGCGCTGGCGCGCCCTGGCCGCCGAGGCCGGGGTGCCGGTCCCGCCCGCCCCCCGGGTCTCGGTCATCCTGTGCACCCGCCGCCCCGACATGGTGGGGTTCGCGCTCGCCCAGATCGCCCGCCAGCGGCGCGTGGAACCGGAGACCGTCCTCACCCTGCACGGCTTCCCCGCCTCGCTGCCCGAGGTGCGCTCGGCGATCGACGCCTACCGCGCCACCGGCCTGCCGCTGATCGTGCACGAGGCGCCCGCCGACCGCGTCTTCGGCGCGGTGCTCAACGACTCCGTGGCCCGCGCCTCCGGCGACCTCATCGCCAAGTGGGACGACGACGACTGGTACGGCCCCGAGCACCTGGCCGATCTGGTCCTGGCCCGCACCTATTCCGGCGCCGAGCTGGTCGGCACCGGCCAGGACTTCGTCTTCCTCCAGGAGATCGACCTCATGGTCTGGCGCAGCCGGGAGTCGGAGACCTCCACCCGGTTCATCGCCGGGGGCACCATCCTCACCGACCGCGTGGTGCTGGAGGAGACCGGGGGCTTCCGCCCGCTGCCGCGCGCCATCGACACCCAACTGCTCATCGCCGTCACCCGGGGCGGTGGCCGCGTCCACCGCACCCACGGGCTGGGCTACGTGCTGCGCCGCACCGGCGGCGGCCACACCTGGTCCGAGGACATGGCCTACTTCCTGCACAACTACGCCCGACAGTGGTCCGGTTGGCGGCCCAGCTCCCTCCTGGAGGGCGAACCCGCCCCGCTGGGGAGCGGGGCCGACACCGGGCAGCCGGTCGGGGCCGCACCGCACACGGGGGGACACCCTTGA
- a CDS encoding glycosyltransferase: MTSTEEHTATAAPAVAPAPDRAPVPVTGEPLPRGEVDFGAQPRLRRNDYAPLTPPPLGEWTPTLSVSVVIPAHGHQDKLDLVLASLAAQSYPAHLMEVIVVDDGSPEPLTLPEVRPGNTRLLTSAPGGWGSAHAVNTGVAASSGQVILRLDADMLVYREHVESQMRWHHQVDYGVALGHKMFVDFDPAAMTPEHVRDEVAAGRAEKLFDLGSADPHWVERLINKNDRLRTAGRLSYKVFIGATGSLHRTLFDAAGGLDAALILGGDTEFAYRVAQQGAVFVPDLDTSSWHLGRSQMQTRRDAGTRYRMPYVSNRVPDFHLRRKRPELQWEVPLADVLLTVGGHTLEDVDATASALLSGTTPDLHLWLVGPWGALHEDRRSPLDEDLLDLRLIHETFRGDPRVRLVETEPERDPRVPFRLTVAAGAVPGAEALHDLIKEIDREGAGLLCAPLPGATRGDGVLRLERTAAYARALHLEPRAQGRELDRVVEETAGTHWIPAEAFVKGAEEESEVKTKPEVLRKRLDKALAEADRLRARAQRAERKLRWFTPGLARRVLRRLAR, translated from the coding sequence TTGACCAGTACCGAAGAGCACACCGCGACCGCCGCACCGGCCGTGGCTCCGGCGCCCGACCGCGCACCGGTGCCCGTAACGGGGGAGCCCCTGCCCCGGGGCGAGGTGGACTTCGGCGCCCAGCCCCGGCTGCGCCGCAACGACTACGCCCCGCTCACCCCGCCGCCGCTGGGGGAGTGGACGCCGACGCTGTCGGTGAGCGTGGTGATCCCGGCCCACGGCCACCAGGACAAGCTGGACCTGGTGCTGGCCTCGCTGGCGGCGCAGAGCTATCCGGCGCACCTCATGGAGGTGATCGTGGTGGACGACGGCTCACCCGAACCCCTCACCCTGCCCGAGGTCCGCCCGGGCAACACCCGCCTGCTCACCTCCGCCCCCGGCGGCTGGGGCTCGGCGCACGCGGTCAACACCGGGGTCGCCGCCTCCTCCGGCCAGGTCATCCTGCGCCTGGACGCCGACATGCTGGTCTACCGCGAGCACGTGGAGTCCCAGATGCGCTGGCACCACCAGGTGGACTACGGGGTCGCCCTCGGCCACAAGATGTTCGTGGACTTCGACCCGGCCGCCATGACCCCCGAGCACGTGCGCGACGAGGTCGCGGCCGGCCGCGCGGAGAAGCTCTTCGACCTCGGGAGCGCCGACCCGCACTGGGTGGAGCGCCTGATCAACAAGAACGACCGGCTGCGCACCGCCGGACGCCTGTCCTACAAGGTGTTCATCGGTGCCACCGGCTCCCTGCACCGGACGCTCTTCGACGCCGCGGGCGGGCTGGACGCCGCCCTCATCCTGGGCGGCGACACCGAGTTCGCCTACCGGGTCGCCCAGCAGGGTGCGGTGTTCGTGCCCGACCTGGACACCAGCAGCTGGCACCTGGGCCGCTCCCAGATGCAGACCCGCCGCGATGCCGGGACCCGCTACCGGATGCCGTACGTGTCCAACCGCGTCCCCGACTTCCATCTGCGCCGCAAGCGCCCCGAGCTCCAGTGGGAGGTTCCGCTTGCGGACGTGCTCCTGACCGTCGGAGGGCACACCCTGGAGGACGTCGACGCCACCGCTTCGGCGCTGCTGTCCGGGACCACCCCGGACCTGCACCTGTGGCTGGTCGGTCCGTGGGGCGCGCTGCACGAGGACCGCCGCTCCCCGCTGGACGAGGACCTCCTGGACCTGCGGCTGATCCACGAGACCTTCCGCGGCGACCCGCGGGTGCGGTTGGTCGAGACCGAACCCGAGCGCGACCCGCGCGTGCCCTTCCGGCTCACCGTCGCCGCGGGCGCGGTCCCTGGCGCCGAGGCCCTGCACGACCTGATCAAGGAGATCGACCGTGAGGGCGCCGGGCTGCTGTGCGCGCCGCTGCCCGGGGCGACCAGGGGCGACGGGGTGCTGCGCCTGGAGCGCACCGCGGCCTACGCGCGCGCGCTGCACCTGGAGCCGCGGGCCCAGGGGCGGGAGCTGGACCGGGTGGTGGAGGAGACCGCGGGGACCCACTGGATCCCCGCGGAGGCCTTCGTGAAGGGCGCCGAGGAGGAGTCGGAGGTCAAGACCAAGCCCGAGGTGTTGCGCAAGCGCCTGGACAAGGCCCTGGCCGAGGCCGACCGGCTGCGGGCCCGGGCCCAGCGGGCCGAGCGCAAGCTGCGCTGGTTCACCCCCGGTCTGGCCCGCAGGGTGCTGCGCAGGCTGGCGCGCTGA
- a CDS encoding glycosyltransferase, with the protein MIHSVLRQALHTRGDEPAILCHTGSHESTRKELTRLRLRRDDLLVDLDAHTLGEPFEVASVGGEGQPEAVGLVAVVAASLTDLRRGLITANALPPTVHLVVVVADTPGHHGPLVPSPPGIEEWNDLLEMRVRRLGKRGWICELYFPDSVETGQALDCVLHGTNGGRRGPRPVPLAGVHGRGGALWRSGDVAATGVSATGPVPLRRVSPVADLVVRTDDGGLPLWEDGVVPHLDVPGPGASVSGARVAEPDPVHSLAPVDEHTVNPIGFTKKAGGPMGDLSTRDGRTVLREGTKVLCAVPEDGTVTDLDIGRARYLRGVRVDWSGPAAPVTVVRAVTALAAGGVPVISGPVPDWAAGLGTALTETLTGPAESELADPLRREEHSVRLRRASLRVHGQLARWRALAARSGVPVPPAPLVSVMLCTRRPELVGFALAQVARQRGVRFELVLALHGFSADLPEVRAAVADFAATGIPVTVHEAPASQVFGAVLNDAVDRTSGSVVAKWDDDDWYGPEHLADLLMARAYSCADLVGVTQDLVYLEELDLTVWRSYQTEKPSPDVVGSTIVVDRSVLRDVGGFRPLPRAIDSQLLLAVRRDSGRIYRTHGLGYLLRRAGQGHTWGADMGYFLRRSTRQWSGWRPSSLLEGEPVPLGRPNPLGQPGPQAGRALPRTTEYQGGQS; encoded by the coding sequence ATGATCCACTCAGTCCTACGCCAGGCGTTGCACACACGCGGCGACGAACCAGCGATCCTCTGCCACACCGGATCCCACGAGTCGACCCGCAAGGAGCTCACCCGCCTGCGGCTGCGCCGCGACGACCTGCTGGTCGACCTGGACGCCCACACCCTGGGTGAGCCGTTCGAGGTCGCTTCGGTGGGCGGAGAGGGCCAGCCCGAGGCGGTCGGCCTGGTCGCGGTGGTCGCGGCCAGCCTCACCGACCTGCGGCGCGGCCTGATCACCGCCAACGCCCTGCCGCCCACCGTCCACCTGGTCGTGGTGGTCGCGGACACCCCGGGCCACCACGGCCCCCTCGTCCCCAGCCCGCCGGGGATCGAGGAGTGGAACGACCTGCTCGAGATGCGCGTGCGCCGCCTGGGCAAACGCGGGTGGATCTGCGAGCTGTACTTCCCCGACTCCGTCGAGACCGGCCAGGCACTCGACTGCGTCCTGCACGGGACCAACGGCGGACGGCGCGGACCGCGCCCCGTCCCGCTGGCCGGGGTGCACGGGCGGGGCGGGGCGCTGTGGCGGTCCGGCGACGTCGCCGCCACCGGGGTGAGCGCGACCGGCCCGGTGCCGCTGCGCCGGGTCTCGCCCGTGGCCGACCTCGTGGTCCGCACCGACGACGGCGGCCTCCCGCTCTGGGAGGACGGGGTCGTACCGCACCTGGACGTGCCCGGCCCGGGCGCGTCCGTGTCCGGGGCCCGGGTCGCCGAACCCGACCCGGTGCACTCCCTCGCACCCGTCGACGAGCACACCGTCAACCCGATCGGTTTCACCAAGAAGGCGGGCGGCCCCATGGGGGACCTGTCCACTCGGGACGGGCGCACTGTCCTGCGTGAGGGGACGAAGGTCCTCTGCGCGGTCCCCGAGGACGGCACGGTCACCGACCTGGACATCGGGCGGGCGCGCTACCTGCGCGGGGTCCGGGTGGACTGGTCCGGGCCCGCCGCGCCGGTCACCGTGGTCCGCGCGGTGACCGCCCTGGCTGCCGGAGGAGTCCCCGTGATCAGCGGGCCGGTCCCCGACTGGGCTGCCGGGCTGGGGACCGCGCTCACCGAAACCCTCACCGGGCCGGCGGAGAGCGAACTCGCCGACCCCCTGCGCAGGGAGGAGCACAGCGTCCGGCTGCGGCGCGCCTCGCTGCGCGTGCACGGCCAGCTGGCCCGCTGGCGCGCCCTGGCCGCGCGGTCGGGCGTGCCGGTACCGCCCGCCCCCCTGGTGTCGGTGATGCTGTGCACCCGGCGGCCCGAACTGGTGGGGTTCGCCCTGGCCCAGGTCGCCCGCCAGCGCGGGGTGCGGTTCGAGCTGGTCCTGGCCCTGCACGGGTTCTCCGCCGACCTGCCCGAGGTCCGCGCGGCCGTGGCGGACTTCGCCGCGACCGGTATCCCGGTCACGGTGCACGAGGCCCCCGCCAGCCAGGTGTTCGGCGCGGTCCTCAACGACGCCGTGGACCGTACGTCCGGCAGCGTCGTCGCCAAGTGGGACGACGACGACTGGTACGGCCCCGAGCACCTGGCCGACCTGCTGATGGCCCGGGCCTACTCCTGCGCCGACCTGGTCGGGGTCACCCAGGACCTCGTCTACCTGGAGGAGCTCGACCTCACCGTGTGGCGGAGTTACCAGACGGAGAAGCCCTCCCCGGACGTGGTGGGCAGCACGATCGTGGTCGACCGCTCCGTGCTGCGCGACGTCGGAGGCTTCCGTCCGCTGCCGCGGGCGATCGACAGTCAGCTGCTCCTGGCGGTCCGCCGCGACAGCGGCCGGATCTACCGCACCCACGGCCTCGGCTACCTGCTGCGCCGCGCCGGACAGGGACACACCTGGGGGGCGGACATGGGCTACTTCCTGCGCAGGAGTACCAGGCAGTGGTCCGGCTGGCGGCCGAGCTCCCTGCTGGAGGGCGAGCCCGTCCCGCTGGGCCGGCCGAACCCGTTGGGGCAGCCCGGCCCACAGGCGGGACGGGCGCTGCCGCGGACCACCGAGTACCAGGGAGGACAGTCGTGA
- a CDS encoding glycosyltransferase encodes MTSADNVSERGQGSRPDTRVRVGTVPAQAGSPDRRDQPGQPRVFRNDYARLDLPRLGEWTPTLSVSVVIPAHGHQDKLDLVLAALAAQSYPAELTEVVVVDDGSPEPLALPRVRPGNTLLVPSAPGGWGSAHAVNTGVAASSGQVVLRLDADMLVYREHVESQMRWHHQVDYAVVMGHKMFVDFDPAAMAPEYVYEEVAAGRAETLFDLGSADPHWVERFIDRNDRLRSAHHEAFKVFVGATGSLHRSLFDATGGLDPSLILGGDSEFGHRVAQQGAVFVPDLDTSSWHLGRSQMQEQRDAGTRYRMPYVSNRVPDFHLRRKRPERQWEVPLVDVVLDVAGHTLEEIDATASALLSGTTPDLRLWLVGPWGALHGGRRSPLEEDVLDLRLAHETFRGDPRVRFVETEPGTDPRVPFRLYLDAGPEPYPQTLAELVRTCDSTAAGLLSAPMPGALTAEEGMLRLERTAAFSRARHLAPEAQGRELDRVVEEVHGIHWMPATDLIHTVGQREDRLEATTAKAGAPGTAPRADGTEEGSAEVARLRTELEQARARGDRLRRRAERAERKLRWFTPGLVRRALRRIAR; translated from the coding sequence GTGACCAGTGCGGACAACGTCTCGGAGCGCGGTCAGGGATCGCGCCCGGACACCCGGGTGCGGGTCGGGACGGTTCCGGCCCAGGCCGGGAGCCCCGACCGGCGGGACCAACCGGGCCAGCCCCGGGTGTTCCGCAACGACTACGCGCGGTTGGACCTGCCCCGGCTGGGGGAGTGGACGCCGACGCTGTCGGTGAGCGTGGTGATCCCGGCCCACGGCCACCAGGACAAGCTGGACCTGGTGCTGGCCGCACTGGCGGCGCAGAGCTACCCCGCCGAGCTCACCGAGGTGGTTGTGGTGGACGACGGTTCACCCGAACCCCTCGCCCTGCCCCGGGTCCGGCCGGGGAACACGCTGCTGGTGCCCTCCGCCCCGGGTGGCTGGGGTTCGGCGCACGCGGTCAACACCGGGGTGGCGGCCTCCTCCGGGCAGGTGGTGCTGCGCCTGGACGCCGACATGCTGGTCTACCGCGAGCACGTGGAGTCCCAGATGCGCTGGCACCACCAGGTGGACTACGCCGTGGTCATGGGCCACAAGATGTTCGTGGACTTCGACCCGGCCGCCATGGCCCCGGAGTACGTGTACGAGGAGGTCGCGGCGGGGCGGGCCGAAACGCTCTTCGACCTCGGGAGCGCCGACCCGCACTGGGTGGAGCGGTTCATCGACAGGAACGACCGGCTGCGCTCGGCCCACCACGAGGCCTTCAAGGTGTTCGTGGGCGCGACCGGCTCCCTGCACCGGAGCCTCTTCGACGCCACCGGCGGGTTGGACCCGTCCCTGATCCTGGGCGGTGACAGTGAGTTCGGCCACCGGGTGGCGCAGCAGGGCGCGGTGTTCGTACCGGACCTGGACACCAGCAGCTGGCACCTGGGCCGTTCCCAGATGCAGGAGCAGCGTGACGCCGGGACCCGCTACCGGATGCCGTACGTGTCCAACCGGGTGCCCGACTTCCATCTGCGCCGCAAGCGCCCCGAGCGGCAGTGGGAGGTGCCGCTGGTCGACGTGGTGCTGGACGTGGCGGGGCACACCCTGGAGGAGATCGACGCCACCGCTTCGGCGCTGCTGTCCGGGACCACCCCGGACCTGCGCCTGTGGCTGGTCGGTCCGTGGGGCGCGCTGCACGGGGGCCGCCGCTCGCCGCTGGAGGAGGACGTCCTGGACCTGCGGCTCGCGCACGAGACGTTCCGCGGCGACCCGCGGGTGCGGTTCGTCGAGACCGAGCCGGGCACCGACCCGCGCGTGCCCTTCCGGCTGTACCTGGACGCCGGACCCGAGCCCTACCCCCAGACCCTGGCCGAGCTGGTCCGCACCTGCGACTCCACCGCGGCGGGGCTGCTGAGCGCACCCATGCCGGGCGCGCTCACGGCCGAGGAGGGGATGCTGCGCCTGGAGCGCACCGCCGCCTTCAGCCGGGCACGCCACCTCGCCCCCGAGGCCCAGGGCCGGGAACTGGACCGGGTGGTGGAGGAGGTCCACGGCATCCACTGGATGCCCGCGACGGACCTCATCCACACTGTCGGGCAGAGGGAGGACCGGTTGGAGGCCACGACGGCGAAGGCCGGGGCGCCGGGAACGGCGCCCCGAGCGGACGGCACGGAGGAGGGTTCGGCGGAGGTGGCCCGGCTGCGCACCGAGCTGGAGCAGGCCAGAGCCAGGGGCGACCGCCTGCGCCGCCGCGCCGAGCGGGCCGAGCGCAAGCTGCGCTGGTTCACCCCTGGCCTGGTCCGCCGCGCCCTGCGCCGGATCGCCCGCTGA